One window of the Candidatus Dependentiae bacterium genome contains the following:
- the rplT gene encoding 50S ribosomal protein L20: MTRVKRGIVVKKRHKRLLKQTKGFWGQRKNVFKRAKETLMRAWAYAYKGRKLRKRDMRSLFISRISAAAKAHGTSYNKFMYGLSSSQVMLNRKMLSQLAIYEPKAFAQLVDIAKK; encoded by the coding sequence ATGACACGAGTAAAACGAGGTATAGTTGTAAAAAAGCGCCATAAACGCTTATTAAAACAAACTAAAGGCTTCTGGGGACAACGTAAAAACGTATTTAAACGTGCAAAAGAAACTTTAATGCGTGCATGGGCATATGCATATAAAGGTCGTAAATTAAGAAAACGTGATATGCGTTCTCTTTTTATCTCGCGTATTAGTGCTGCAGCAAAAGCGCATGGTACGTCATATAATAAATTTATGTATGGTTTGAGTAGTTCTCAGGTAATGTTGAATAGAAAAATGCTTAGCCAGTTAGCTATCTATGAGCCAAAAGCCTTTGCACAATTGGTTGATATAGCCAAAAAGTAG
- the zapA gene encoding cell division protein ZapA, producing MKEKKRYTVQIMDGEYTLVSDEAEQHIRQSAAKVDDIMRSLSELLQNVEPKKIAVLTALRIASELINTQESVKAIERKEAALIDRIDQELLTPLS from the coding sequence ATGAAAGAAAAGAAACGGTATACCGTACAAATAATGGACGGTGAGTATACATTAGTAAGTGATGAAGCAGAACAGCATATTAGACAATCTGCAGCAAAAGTAGATGATATTATGCGTTCACTTTCTGAACTTTTACAGAATGTAGAGCCAAAAAAAATAGCTGTTTTAACAGCATTGCGCATAGCAAGTGAACTTATAAACACGCAGGAATCAGTAAAAGCTATTGAACGCAAAGAGGCTGCTCTTATTGATCGTATAGATCAAGAGCTACTCACGCCTTTATCATAA
- the rny gene encoding ribonuclease Y — protein MIGISLITILGIFGLAITAAGMLLLLYAQRKIKGASTLLAEAEEKWQNTKRHIDNERREASLKLKDEMYRKRKEFELELKKERLELDRLQNKLNAKYENLEKKDEHLDEMRREVQQKERELLRAEDTLRVNESKLKNLYNELIAKLERIGNMSKDEAKKTLFDTLQEEVELSSQQWIQKIEEEARQTAKQRAVDTVVTAMQRYTADQVTPHASGIVHLPNEEMKGRIIGKEGRNIKSLEMATGMEFIIGDSPDITISGFNPIRREVARRALERLVADGRINPTRIEETVVQCEKEIEDMIEEYGKQTILEFNLQGVHPEIVTLLGKLHFRTSFSQNVLSHSKEVGIFARMIAEELGLDGQKALRAGLLHDIGKAVTAEVEGPHAQIGADIAKRCKEDPLVVNAIAAHHEEVPFTSIYAPIVVIADTLSASRPGARRETLTAYIKRLEKLEEIAQSFPGIKKAYALQAGRELRILVEEDNLDDEKTMMLARDIARRVEEEMSFPGQIKINVIREKRAVEYAR, from the coding sequence ATGATAGGAATTTCTCTTATTACTATATTGGGCATATTTGGCCTTGCTATTACAGCTGCCGGTATGCTTTTATTGTTGTATGCACAACGCAAAATAAAAGGTGCTTCAACATTATTGGCAGAAGCAGAAGAAAAATGGCAAAATACAAAACGTCATATTGACAATGAACGCAGAGAAGCATCCTTAAAGCTTAAGGATGAAATGTACCGTAAGCGTAAAGAATTTGAGTTGGAACTTAAGAAAGAACGTCTTGAGTTGGATCGCTTGCAAAATAAGTTAAATGCAAAGTATGAGAACTTGGAAAAAAAGGATGAGCATCTTGATGAAATGCGTCGGGAAGTTCAACAAAAAGAACGAGAGCTTTTACGTGCAGAAGATACGCTACGAGTTAATGAATCAAAGCTCAAGAATCTATACAATGAGTTAATCGCAAAGCTCGAACGTATTGGCAATATGAGTAAGGATGAAGCAAAAAAAACTTTATTTGATACGCTTCAGGAAGAGGTGGAGCTTTCAAGCCAGCAATGGATTCAAAAGATTGAAGAAGAGGCGCGACAAACGGCAAAACAACGAGCAGTCGATACGGTAGTTACTGCAATGCAACGGTATACAGCAGATCAAGTGACGCCTCATGCATCGGGTATAGTTCATTTACCAAATGAAGAAATGAAGGGTCGAATTATTGGTAAAGAAGGCCGCAATATCAAATCTTTGGAAATGGCAACCGGTATGGAGTTTATTATTGGTGATTCGCCAGACATTACTATATCGGGTTTTAATCCAATTCGTCGTGAAGTTGCACGACGAGCATTAGAGCGTCTTGTCGCAGATGGTCGCATTAATCCAACTCGTATTGAAGAAACGGTGGTACAATGCGAAAAAGAGATCGAAGATATGATAGAAGAATATGGTAAACAAACTATTCTTGAATTCAATCTACAAGGGGTGCATCCTGAAATTGTTACCCTACTTGGTAAACTACATTTTCGTACTAGTTTTTCACAAAATGTATTATCGCATTCAAAAGAAGTGGGAATTTTTGCTCGCATGATAGCCGAAGAGCTTGGCCTTGATGGGCAAAAAGCATTACGAGCTGGATTACTTCATGATATTGGTAAGGCTGTTACAGCTGAAGTTGAAGGACCTCACGCGCAAATAGGTGCCGACATTGCTAAACGTTGCAAAGAGGACCCGCTGGTAGTTAATGCTATTGCTGCACACCACGAAGAAGTTCCATTTACCTCTATTTATGCACCAATTGTTGTCATAGCAGATACATTGTCTGCATCACGACCTGGTGCACGAAGAGAGACTTTAACTGCATATATCAAACGCTTAGAGAAGCTTGAAGAGATTGCTCAATCATTTCCTGGCATCAAAAAAGCATATGCTTTACAAGCTGGACGTGAATTACGCATACTAGTTGAAGAAGATAATCTAGATGACGAGAAAACTATGATGCTTGCACGTGATATTGCACGCAGAGTGGAAGAAGAGATGAGCTTTCCAGGGCAAATTAAAATTAACGTTATTCGTGAGAAACGTGCAGTTGAATATGCAAGGTAA